A single region of the Nostoc sp. MS1 genome encodes:
- a CDS encoding helix-turn-helix domain-containing protein, with product MLAVDNFDVLSLPFMAIEDLANLPQTPCVYLVVNSQGKVLYVGKSENLRRKWKSHYKLSSLIEESGIKISYIEVHEDLLFKLEKALINALNPPLNDYEPPKGIASLRQKAGLTQRQLADIVGVTETTVRNWENNRSGVEWFERVAKLCEALQCTPNDLFGYQQMADNKEDA from the coding sequence ATGCTAGCCGTAGATAATTTTGATGTTTTAAGCCTGCCATTTATGGCAATCGAAGACCTAGCCAACTTACCTCAAACTCCATGTGTCTACTTGGTTGTTAACAGCCAAGGTAAAGTTTTGTATGTTGGCAAGTCAGAAAACCTCAGACGAAAATGGAAGTCTCATTACAAACTGTCCAGTTTGATTGAAGAGTCAGGAATTAAAATCTCTTACATTGAAGTGCATGAAGATTTATTGTTTAAGCTTGAAAAGGCATTAATTAATGCGCTGAATCCTCCGCTCAATGACTATGAGCCACCTAAAGGTATTGCTAGTCTTCGCCAAAAAGCAGGTTTAACACAACGGCAGTTAGCTGACATAGTGGGAGTTACTGAAACAACTGTTCGTAATTGGGAAAATAACCGTAGTGGAGTTGAGTGGTTCGAGAGGGTAGCGAAATTGTGTGAAGCTTTACAATGCACACCTAATGATTTGTTTGGTTATCAACAAATGGCAGACAACAAAGAAGATGCTTGA